The Plasmodium gaboni strain SY75 chromosome 3, whole genome shotgun sequence genome includes the window ttctttattttgatGCATATGATTATGTGTATAGGCATTTTGTAAGTGTAATGATgcaatatatataaacattaaATCTGtagaattatataaatgaatatttttatttatggtattaataaattttgtaatcatataaaataatgaatgaaaatgattataattataattataataataataatattggttgataaaatataaactatatgaataaaaaaataaagataaagaATGGAAATTAAGATTATTTAAATGCTTGTcaaatttaaatattgaaaaattaaatatttctttattatatatttgttcaTCTGTTAAggtaatattattatttagaCTATAAGTAATTAAAGCTAGATCTTTATAAgacatatttttattcattttcattaatatGGATTTActaattatattaatataataaatattttcaaaattattttttcttaataaCAGAATTAATAATGTTAAATCTCTGATtgtaaatttatatatttcatgTTCAATTTGTTcacatataaaaagtaatacttttttttctattttaatatatttgctcaataattttaaaataatcataaaatctacataattttttatttctttattaaataattttaatattataatatataaaaaattactCCACACatttttctcttttatattttttttactacACACCTCAACAGTTCTTCTAACATCTGATATGTTCATATGTTTCATTGTATTTATTCTGGGTATGTTATGAATATAgcattttataaaaaatggGAGCGTTTgatttttctttttttttacaatgCATGTTAAAAGTTTGATATTCACGACAAATCTCGAAGCCATTTTGTAATAAAACTGAGGAGCTCAAAGgaaaaattttaaaaaatacatacatatatatatatgtatgtatatatatatatatatatatttatatatttatatttatttttattttattttattttttttttttttatgtgttgcctttttatttttgaacTCATTTTATTCGTACTCCTCCTTGTATCTGTCATATAAAGGATACACACGAATAGTCTTGAGAAAAGTTTTAAAGAATAATCTTAAAAAGttaaattttaaatgtttttcataagtaaaaaaaaggtAACTTGAGAAAATAGAAGCTACCTCATAAAGAGAGAATTCATTATATAGAAgtatattttgtattataaaaaagaaggGGACATATTCTGctttgataaaaaatagCTCGAAACAATTTATTAATGTGCCTTCATTAATTCTACTCcaataataaagaatatacGTTGAAAAAACATAACCCAGATGATTATAatgttcttttttaatatcaatattttttgagttattattatgataaatattattactactaCTGCTGCTACGactactactactactactatttttactattaatgttaatattattattacttgTTTTAGTTcttatgttatattttgaCGTATAATCTTTGATaaagaaattttttaaattatgtatatgtaGCTTTAgattcattatattttcattatacATATTTGCCCAGattgtaaataataaatttgatatatatcCATATGTTAAGAAAATCAAGAAATCTTCTGGGTTTTTATAATGTGAGATTTCAACTGATgacatataaatatttaaataattaaacattaatatatattgtaaatataaattacctatataaaaataaggTGTAAATAATCTCCATATTTCtccttttttaaatattttattaaaatcaaataatattaatttatatacatttttatttacatgTATTAATACActtaaaataaaagtacttaataaatatatttttgttatagGAGGTGTTCTTTTAAatgattttatatatgaataaataatattattttctatatagtctatattaaataatacttttatattatcttttatatcatGAAAACTtgaaaaatttataaaaaaataatttttctttttttcgtttcttttatattgtgaaaattttaaagaaaatattttcttcttcttttttataacatgattttttattttctcataatattcttttaatttgtttttaggattattaatataataatNNNNNNNNNNNNNNNNNNNNNNNNNNNNNNNNNNNNNNNNNNNNNNNNNNNNNNNNNNNNNNNNNNNNNNNNNNNNNNNNNNNNNNNNNNNNNNNNNNNNNNNNNNNNNNNNNNNNNNNNNNNNNNNNNNNNNNNNNNNNNNNNNNNNNNNNNNNNNNNNNNNNNNNNNNNNNNNNNNNNNNNNNNNNNNNNNNNNNNNNNNNNNNNNNNNNNNNNNNNNNNNNNNNNNNNNNNNNNNNNNNNNNNNNNNNNNNNNNNNNNNNNNNNNNNNNNNNNNNNNNNNNNNNNNNNNNNNNNNNNNNNNNNNNNNNNNNNNNtaaaaaaatattaattgtTAATACACATAATTATTACATGAATGTGTAAATAACAgaaaattatgatataaaagGTACAGACTGTTCTTCAGCTTTTTAgagaaaacaaaaaaataaatcatgttcatttaaatgaataaataaatataaatatataaatatatatataatggaaaaatgtatatatgcttatggtatatatatatatatatatattttcttttcaaaTTAGACCTTAATTTCCTTATTGTAATGTAAaagtgaaaaaaaaaaaaaaattatgattCCTAATATTAAACtattttaacatatatatatatatatatatatatatatatatatattatatgacACTTGTAACAAATcgaagaaaaaaaaaagagaaaaaagATTCTAATTCTCAgtgtatatttttttattatttcatttatatcttaATTCTACATAATACAATAAAAAGTTGGGAAAGggtaaaaatattatgtatgtattatatatatatatatataatgtacgataaaaataaaaaggcgctctttttttttcttttttttttttttttatttttctacatatatatatatatatatatatattatatagtattcttataatttattattattataatattacacccttattttacatattattaaaacatatggtattttattattttttataaaaattaaatttatgTTCATAAAAGAAAAGGCCACGAATgatttcatatataatatatatatatatatatatatatatatgtagaagaaaaaaaaaaaaaataataaagagCCGATTctgtatttattttattattttttttttttatttggaaaaggagaataaaaaaaagtataatattcataaatatattaattttatcgttaatatataacattttaatggtataataattaatatatatatatatatatatatataatatattatatccatttaaaaaaaaaataccaggaagaaatattatatttatttggAAAAGgagaataaaaaaaagtataatattcataaatatattaattttatcgttaatatataacattttaatggtataataattaatatatatatataatatattatatctattcaaaaaaaaataccAGGAAGAAATATGGGGGAGAACATAcattcataaatataaataaataaaaatatattatattatatatatatatatatatatatatgattttatttctttatattttcttcttcataatattatatatatatatgtaataacattggaaaaattatatatattttttttttgttttttattttttataaagtatgtcataattttttaaataaaattatatatagtatatatgagtttttttttttttttttttttttttgtaaaattATTGTTAAATATAGGCCTAGTGTAGttttaatgtatatattttttaaaacatatatattatatagaaCAACATCTTATGCGTACTTTTTTGTATAACcttataaataaaaaaaaaaaatacatacacataaatatatataatatatataatatatatataatatatatatatatttatttatttattcatttattatatctcctgtttataaaaaatacgGTATGGTGGccttattttttatagaaTTTCTTGAATCAGGAGTatctttaaatattaacatCTGTCTGTTCATGTACTCATCAATTCTCATAATTGCTGCGACGTTACCACAACGATAACAATAATTAGGAGCTGACCAAACTGTAATTATAGTTGAATCTTCAAACATGTATCTATATCCTTCCATAGCTAGCTGATGAGCTCGTGCTATTAATTCAagattatttatatgattaaaTTTTTTAGTAACACTAGGACCAAATAACCAACCAGCCCCCCTAGGGTTAGCAACCCAATCATCAACTTCATCAGGATCAGACCACATAATATCTCCAAAGGCACCTTCATGTGGTATTTCTTGAACTCTATTTATTAATCTTAATTGAtcaattaattttatttcagGAGACAAACCACCATGAACACAAAATATTTGATTATCAACTAATGCTGCTAATGTTAAATAATCAAATATATCTGTGCAATATTTCCATGCATTAGCATTaccatattttttaaaacattcATCATAAAATCCATATACTGTAGTAATTTGTCTACTCTCATGATTACCTCTTaataatgttatatttttNNNNNNNNNNNNNNNNNNNNNNNNNNNNNNNNNNNNNNNNNNNNNNNNNNNNNNNNNNNNNNNNNNNNNNNNNNNNNNNNNNNNNNNNNNNNNNNNNNNNGTTTCAACACTATTATAACCTCTATCTACATAATCTcctaaaaatatataatcattattCATTATATCACCACCTACATCAAATAATTCtaataaatcaaaaaattGACCATGGATATCTCCACATATAATAACAGGTGGCTTTATAGACTGCacattattttcttctactaatatttctttaacTCTTTGACACACTAATCTTAAATCATTTTCATCTAATAATTTGGGAGGGTTCATACGAAGTTGTTCAATCCACTTTCTTTCTTCTCCTTTTGTCATTCTTATATTTAAgtgtatacatatattatatatatataaatatatatattatatatattacatatgtgaaaataaataaggaagcctttgaaatattttacaagaataaattacattttaaaaaatcaaatgatataaaacatacatatataatatatatatatatatatatatatatatatatatatatatatattttttttttttatttttttttatttttatttatttatttttatatgtgtgtttatcttttttatatattttttattttattttattatgtttaaNNNNNNNNNNNNNNNNNNNNNNNNNNNNNNNNNNNNNNNNNNNNNNNNNNNNNNNNNNNNNNNNNNNNNNNNNNNNNNNNNNNNNNNNNNNNNNNNNNNNNNNNNNNNNNNNNNNNNNNNNNNNNNNNNNNNNNNNNNNNNNNNNNNNNNNNNNNNNNNNNNNNNNNNNNNNNNNNNNNNNNNNNNNNNNNNNNNNNNNNNNNNNNNNNNNNNNNNNNNNNNNNNNNNNNNNNNNNNNNNNNNNNNNNNNNNNNNNNNNNNNNNNNNNNNNNNNNNNNNNNNNNNNNNNNNNNNNNNNNNNNNNNNNNNNNNNNNNNNNNNNNNNNNNNNNNNNNNNNNNNNNNNACATAATAAAAGATTACAAGATGTttacaataataaaaattcatttcaacattatataaaaaaattaaaggataatacatgataataaaaaatatataataaatataacaataatataaattaataatgtatataaagataactaactaaataaataaatatatatatattatatacatattaatagAAGGTTTAAATGTGTTTAATAAACctttaaatgatatatatatatatatatatatgtatattttaatttcCTCTTTTTTTAGAATATCAATGTTAAGAATATGttagaagaaaaatataaaaatttcctgaaattaaaaaatatgaacaacCATATAGGAGCTAGCCAAAATGTaaatgttaataataattatacaaTGAATGAATTAGAAGAgtttgaaaataataataacattaataataacaataattacaataataacaataattacaataattacaataattataataattataataataataattattatgattatatgaatataaaagtCAGTCAAAGTGTACaacataataaaagatTACAAGATGTttacaataataaaaattcatttcaacactatataaaaaaattaaagacATGTAGATTTGATGCAGATGATATAAGGAACCTATTAGAAAAACGTTTAGCATATGAAAGAGACAATCCcttaattaaaaatattcaagaagaagaaaataaaaaaggaatagGAATAAATGGAAATTTAGGAAGTGAAAGTAATTCTTCTTCATctaattatgataataattaccttctatatagaaaaattaatagattaaataaaaataatacaaataaatcaaaaaatagaaataggaaaagaaaaagaataaattcaaaagttgataaaaaatatattattaaatgtaGAGCTTGTAAGTTTATTAATCCAAATGGTTTTAAAATTGAAGATTATTATACTTGTCAAAATTGTGGATATAACGATTTCTCTGTTATAAGGTCTACATCACCAAATAATGCAGACTAGTACATTTAATATacaacaaaaatatatacaaacatatatatatattattaaaatatgaGATCGTTATAagtttattatttttttattttttcagtaatttataattatcaaattttataaaagatatcttatattttcaattcTATTATGAAaagttataatatataactccatatattattacttatatgtcataaaatgttatatatatatatatatatatatatatatatatatttgtatgtatgtatatgtgtgcaccttatttcttttatttatactgaaatatataatattatatatttttatataatttttttttttttttggcatatatttattttaaaaaattaatacatatagatatattttataattatttttttatttttttaattttttacctatgtttatataattaattataaaaaaatatatgattttattttttaagaaaagtatcaaaaggaaaagaattcatattctttttttttgttttataaaattaattattatttttatatttttaaattaatttttcttaactttctttttttttttttttttttttttttatatatattattatttttattaatcaataaaataaacaagtgttaatataagtaaatttttttttaaaacattaaAACATTTGTCACATTAAAAGAAACAAATATAAGTATgttaaaatgtatattttaatataattgacaaaattataaacaatgattaaatatattgatctttattatatatatatatataaatatatatgaattttttatatatacgtataaaataatatatatagaaatattatttattatatatatatatatatatatatatatatatatataatattataatattttgtataaaCTTTCCAGAACaagatatttttaatttaattttttttttatatattaaaccgtttaatataatataatataatataatatatatatgtttaaaaattatagataatgaaataaaatatctCTGTTTAATGAttacaaatatatgatttatatatatatatatatatatatatatataaatatatatatatgaattttttatatatacgtataaaataatatatatagaaatattatgtattatatatatatatatatatattataatattttgtataaaCTTTCCAGAACaagatatttttaattttattttttttttatatattaaaccgtttaatataatatatatatgtttaaaaattatagataatgaaataaaatatctCTGTTTAATGAttacaaatatatgatttattatgttataataacaatgtagaattatacttatatagaaaaaatatatgtatatatttatttatttatttttttttttttttattaccTAGCTTAAAAACCTTTATCTCAACATAATGTAAGttattgaaaaaataaataaaatatatatgttatatatatatatatgatatatgtttcataattatattatgaatattcttataatatattattatttataaaaaaaaaaaaaaaaaaatgggGGGCCATGGAGGTTTAAATATATTGccacaaaaaaaatggaatgTTTATAGAAAAGATGTACAATATAAAGTTCATTTTGATGAgcataaaattataaaagaagaaaaagataaagaaataaaaagaaaaaaagatgaaTTTGAAAGTACTATATCGcaattaaaaagaaatataacaaaaagTGAAAGTagtgataataattgtaacagtgataataattgtaatagtgataataattgtaacagtgataataattataatagtgataataattattataataatttttatgatgAGAAGGggaagaaaaaaaacacCACAAATCATTGTAATGAtcatattaatttatttattgaagaagaaaaagaattaacagctagacaaaaaaaacacgaagaatttttaataaaaaaaggacattatatatacaatgataaaaatttcaatgcacaacataataatatttatgataagaataaaaatgcacatattatttccgattttaataaaatgaaaatgtgTGAACGTGATTGGTTAATTAATagaatgaaaaaaaatgacaAGAACAAAGAAAATGTTGCTagtttttttaatattcaAAAGGATAATATGTCAGAAGAACATAATAAAAcgaaaaatataaatattgaGACGTCTTTGTGTGGTAACAtagataattatataaaacatgataagaagaaagaaaaaaaacaaatacATTATCATATCAAAAAgattattaaatataaaaaggaaaaaaaaaaagaaagagagagagaaagaaagaaaaaaagagaaagagaaaaaaaaaaaaaaaaaaaaaaaatgaataaataataaatactACAAAAGAAGACATATTAACAGTTTATCTTAATAAGAACACATTGAAGATATTATCCATgtcataatatatattttaatgtaaataataatattaaataatatcttttaatatataaatgtaaacatatttattaacataaaagatatatacccttttttaataacatatattattctctatatttttatcatatacCAATTTTATGTATGAAATAAAACGACATACAAAcgtttttttatttataaacttatgttttttgttaaattttattcattcttatattaaaaattatatatataatatatatgtatattttattttattattattttattttttttttttggtaattttttaattattatttttaatgaaacttttctttatatttattcttttatatgtctatttgttttatgtaaaaaaattataaaaagaacatttttttttttttttttatgggttataaaaattatattttattttcttgtatttatgcatttttttaagttgtataaatatttcattgaggtaaagataaaaaaataaaaataaaatgataataaaataagcttgtaaaatataataacttattatttatgtataaaataataacataataatcattataaaaaataatgatataataataagcATATATAGAATAATCATTCttagaaatatatatatatatatatggtaattatatactaaataatattattatcttatttatataaaaaaaaataataaaaataaaaaaattatctatttatatatatatataattgtcaaaataaattgacgtgattaaataaatagttacttttatgtataataaaatttattttcttaatgataaaaaaatgaatatgtattttatggaagaattataaatttattattttctggaaaaaaaaaaaaattattcttaaaataaaaaaaaattcgtataattttttttacttataacgtagaatatttatattacatattgGACATATTAATTTGTATCTTATCCATTTGAGAATGCATTTCTTATGAAAACAGTGTGTGCATGgtaaaaatatgatattatcattatgtTGATAATTTTCACAACAAATACAACATGTTTTCAAATTAGAATGTTCTGATTTATCCTTATCATAAGTAACACatgaaaatttatttcCATCTCTAAAAATGAAGGAcaaattattcatattgttATTTTGTCTTGAATTCACATTTCTTTGTTCTGAATTTTCAAAGATATCTTCAAGGGTTAATTCGTATCCATAATAACATCTTGAATCACTTGGAAAACTAAAAATGATCGAATTTTCATTTCTTCTAAATTCATATGTTATACTTCTAGGTATAggattattataatttaatataacattAATATTACCATCTCTATAGATAATATGATTTCTATTAGGATTACTATTTCTACAGGTATTACTATTTTTACAGGTATTACTATTTCTACAGGTATTACTATTTCTACAGGTATTACTATTTCTACAGGTATTACTATTTCTACAGGTATTACTATCtctatttatattactatctctatttatattactatctctatttatattattatctctatttatattattatctctatttatattactatttctattagtatttatattgttatgTCCACCTGAATAATTTTGTCTATTAAAAGTTCtatttctattattatcataatcGTTTGAATTATTACCAGCATTAATATTACACATTCTTTTAGGAGGTGAATTGTTCATTGTAAGATATTGATTACGAGAGAGTGGTTCGtttctaataatatatgttgATCTGTTGTAAGGAAACATATATCtatttaaagaattaatTGTATGACTATTGGGATTTCCTGTATTACTTCTATacattaaaataatatgacCAGAAAGTTCGTTAGTGTAATTGTTATGTCTATTATCATTGCtgttgttgttgttatGTCTATTCttattacttttattttttttatgtcTATTCTTATTGTTGGTGTTGGTGTTGTTGGTGTTATTTTCATTCCTataatgattattatttaatgcTTCTCTAAAATGATTAGTGGGtgaattattatcaatagAATCTCCTAATTGATGTgttatttcttcttttttttctttattaccatgttcattattattttcttcattcTTTGTTGATGTACTAATTTGGATGACTTCCTTTGAATTTTCAGCACCTGGTAAATTATTAACTTGAGAATTTCTCTTCTCATCAACATTTCTAGATTTCTTTATTTCTGTAGTTTCATTTCTATTACTTAGAGAAGTATTGTATCCATACGTATCACTTTTAGAATTGTCGTTGTAAGCCGTTTTCACTTTTTCTATGTCTTCTCTTTCGAAATTATTACGGACATTATCACAACTATTAGTACCTTTTGTGTTGTCATCATTAGTACTGTTACTAACGTTCAAATTTGTGTTTTTATCGTCCTTCTTATGGTTATGTGCGATCTTGTTTTGCctttcattattaatagCCCTATATAATTCATTCAAACTAGCATATGAATCATTAGAAGAACTAGATAAAGAAGAACTGCTGATATTTGTGTTCTGTTTCTTTGTACATTTATCAACATCACAattcaaattattttcttctttttgacagcaataaaaatttgtgttatttcttttttcattagaaaaatatttttcacGTGTACTTTTCCTATCACAATTATGAGCATATATATGATCTCTCCAAATTTTTAAGTCTACAGTTTCTCCACATATATAACAAGTTACAGATGTTAATTCgttttcctttttataataactTGTACTTCTGTTAGACATTAAAACACCATTTGTAACGGCATTCGCACTATTTTCTACATTATTTGAACCT containing:
- a CDS encoding putative zinc finger protein, translated to MDREVKEERNPDAQETPIVAKMQTHRKEENNKSNIAVKEENAVSKNGQENVPLKNSEERQEVLKKEDNEINQNKEFDDIIENEHNENRNISTSTLSSFFKEYEEDSEGQHFFSEGTHTEHSMEGSNNVENSANAVTNGVLMSNRSTSYYKKENELTSVTCYICGETVDLKIWRDHIYAHNCDRKSTREKYFSNEKRNNTNFYCCQKEENNLNCDVDKCTKKQNTNISSSSLSSSSNDSYASLNELYRAINNERQNKIAHNHKKDDKNTNLNVSNSTNDDNTKGTNSCDNVRNNFEREDIEKVKTAYNDNSKSDTYGYNTSLSNRNETTEIKKSRNVDEKRNSQVNNLPGAENSKEVIQISTSTKNEENNNEHGNKEKKEEITHQLGDSIDNNSPTNHFREALNNNHYRNENNTNNTNTNNKNRHKKNKSNKNRHNNNNSNDNRHNNYTNELSGHIILMYRSNTGNPNSHTINSLNRYMFPYNRSTYIIRNEPLSRNQYLTMNNSPPKRMCNINAGNNSNDYDNNRNRTFNRQNYSGGHNNINTNRNSNINRDNNINRDNNINRDSNINRDSNINRDSNTCRNSNTCRNSNTCRNSNTCRNSNTCKNSNTCRNSNPNRNHIIYRDGNINVILNYNNPIPRSITYEFRRNENSIIFSFPSDSRCYYGYELTLEDIFENSEQRNVNSRQNNNMNNLSFIFRDGNKFSCVTYDKDKSEHSNLKTCCICCENYQHNDNIIFLPCTHCFHKKCILKWIRYKLICPICNINILRYK
- a CDS encoding putative serine/threonine protein phosphatase 6, whose product is MTKGEERKWIEQLRMNPPKLLDENDLRLVCQRVKEILVEENNVQSIKPPVIICGDIHGQFFDLLELFDVGGDIMNNDYIFLGDYVDRGYNSVETXXXXXXXXXXXXXXXXXXXXXXXXXXXXXXXXXKNITLLRGNHESRQITTVYGFYDECFKKYGNANAWKYCTDIFDYLTLAALVDNQIFCVHGGLSPEIKLIDQLRLINRVQEIPHEGAFGDIMWSDPDEVDDWVANPRGAGWLFGPSVTKKFNHINNLELIARAHQLAMEGYRYMFEDSTIITVWSAPNYCYRCGNVAAIMRIDEYMNRQMLIFKDTPDSRNSIKNKATIPYFL
- a CDS encoding DER1-like protein is translated as YYINNPKNKLKEYYEKIKNHVIKKKKKIFSLKFSQYKRNEKKKNYFFINFSSFHDIKDNIKVLFNIDYIENNIIYSYIKSFKRTPPITKIYLLSTFILSVLIHVNKNVYKLILFDFNKIFKKGEIWRLFTPYFYIGNLYLQYILMFNYLNIYMSSVEISHYKNPEDFLIFLTYGYISNLLFTIWANMYNENIMNLKLHIHNLKNFFIKDYTSKYNIRTKTSNNNININSKNSSSSSSRSSSSSNNIYHNNNSKNIDIKKEHYNHLGYVFSTYILYYWSRINEGTLINCFELFFIKAEYVPFFFIIQNILLYNEFSLYEVASIFSSYLFFTYEKHLKFNFLRLFFKTFLKTIRVYPLYDRYKEEYE
- a CDS encoding hypothetical protein (conserved Plasmodium protein, unknown function) codes for the protein MGGHGGLNILPQKKWNVYRKDVQYKVHFDEHKIIKEEKDKEIKRKKDEFESTISQLKRNITKSESSDNNCNSDNNCNSDNNCNSDNNYNSDNNYYNNFYDEKGKKKNTTNHCNDHINLFIEEEKELTARQKKHEEFLIKKGHYIYNDKNFNAQHNNIYDKNKNAHIISDFNKMKMCERDWLINRMKKNDKNKENVASFFNIQKDNMSEEHNKTKNINIETSLCGNIDNYIKHDKKKEKKQIHYHIKKIIKYKKEKKKERERERKKKREREKKKKKKKMNK
- a CDS encoding hypothetical protein (conserved Plasmodium protein, unknown function), translated to NINVKNMLEEKYKNFLKLKNMNNHIGASQNVNVNNNYTMNELEEFENNNNINNNNNYNNNNNYNNYNNYNNYNNNNYYDYMNIKVSQSVQHNKRLQDVYNNKNSFQHYIKKLKTCRFDADDIRNLLEKRLAYERDNPLIKNIQEEENKKGIGINGNLGSESNSSSSNYDNNYLLYRKINRLNKNNTNKSKNRNRKRKRINSKVDKKYIIKCRACKFINPNGFKIEDYYTCQNCGYNDFSVIRSTSPNNAD